The Candidatus Microthrix subdominans genome includes a region encoding these proteins:
- a CDS encoding LemA family protein gives MTVLIVLLVIVLLVVIGGGLYLMGAYNGLVKLRNKIESAFAQIDVQLNRRHDLIPNLVETVKGYATHERATLEGVIAARNAAVAAEGPEAQAEAEGVLSGMLKQVFALSEAYPDLKANTQFLDLQRQLSETEDRIAYSRQYFNDNVRTYNTKIQSFPQSLIANKMGFTERAYFQADEASRANVQVEF, from the coding sequence GTGACCGTTCTCATCGTCTTGCTCGTCATCGTGCTGCTCGTCGTCATCGGCGGCGGCCTGTACCTGATGGGCGCCTACAACGGCTTGGTCAAGCTGCGCAACAAGATCGAATCAGCCTTCGCCCAGATCGACGTGCAGCTCAACCGTCGCCACGACCTCATCCCTAACCTGGTCGAGACGGTCAAGGGGTACGCCACCCACGAGCGGGCGACGCTCGAAGGGGTCATCGCCGCCCGCAACGCCGCCGTGGCCGCCGAGGGCCCCGAGGCCCAGGCCGAGGCCGAAGGCGTGCTCAGCGGCATGCTGAAGCAGGTGTTTGCCCTGTCGGAGGCCTATCCCGACCTGAAGGCCAACACCCAGTTTCTCGACCTGCAACGCCAACTGTCCGAGACCGAGGACCGTATCGCCTACTCGCGCCAGTACTTCAACGACAACGTGCGGACCTACAACACCAAGATCCAGTCGTTCCCCCAGAGCCTGATCGCCAACAAGATGGGCTTCACCGAGCGGGCGTACTTCCAAGCGGACGAGGCCAGCCGGGCCAACGTCCAGGTTGAATTCTGA
- the uvrC gene encoding excinuclease ABC subunit UvrC yields MIERPPAGTIPDEPGSYQFRDGDGRIIYVGKAKSLRQRLSNYFGDPRTLHVRTAQMVAAAESVEWITVRNEVEALMLEYNLIKTHRPRFNVRLVDDKSYPYLALTLGDEWPRAMVMRGKRKKPNRYFGPFAHAYAIRETLDLLLRTFPIRTCTDGKFKRYAASGRPCLLFHIEKCSAPCVGEVSREDYNQMLADLAAFLEGDTQPVLDELRGRMTAAAAELDFESAARLRDRLANVERAIERQQMVAPGNENFDVIGLAEDELEAAAQVFHVRHGRVVGRNGFILDKALDLDTSETMAEVIEQLYAEDPVVGLPSLIVVPAEPADGELFTRWLSERRESKVQIRVPQRGDKRELLETVTRNATDSFNRHRLKRGSDHNSRAKALNEIQLALDLPEAPLRIECFDMSHLQGTDYVGSMVVLEDGLPKKSEYRRFKVRTVGGRYAGDSDDFAAMEEVVTRRLKAFVADRDLPLAERGKFQYPPQLLLVDGGKGQLSAAVRALESVGLSEEIPVASLAKRFEEVFVPHSDVPVEVPRGSDALFLLQRIRDESHRFAIGYHRTLREKRSTASVLDDVAGLGPTRKRRLLDEAGGITKLRAAEPSELRAFSWLPDAVADGVWEALHGIPVADS; encoded by the coding sequence ATGATTGAGCGTCCCCCCGCCGGTACGATCCCCGACGAACCCGGCAGCTACCAGTTCCGCGACGGTGACGGCCGGATCATCTACGTCGGCAAGGCCAAGTCGCTGCGCCAGCGGCTGTCCAACTATTTCGGCGACCCCCGCACCCTGCACGTGCGCACCGCCCAGATGGTGGCGGCGGCCGAATCGGTCGAATGGATCACGGTCCGCAACGAGGTCGAGGCCTTGATGCTGGAGTACAACCTGATCAAGACCCACCGACCGCGCTTCAACGTGCGGCTGGTCGACGACAAGTCCTACCCCTACCTGGCCCTCACCTTGGGCGACGAGTGGCCCCGGGCGATGGTGATGCGGGGCAAGCGCAAGAAGCCCAACCGCTACTTCGGGCCCTTCGCCCACGCTTACGCGATCCGCGAAACGCTCGACCTGCTGTTACGCACGTTCCCGATCCGAACCTGCACCGACGGCAAGTTCAAGCGATACGCCGCCAGCGGACGCCCCTGCCTGCTCTTCCACATCGAGAAGTGCTCGGCGCCCTGCGTGGGCGAGGTGAGCCGCGAGGACTATAACCAGATGTTGGCGGACCTGGCGGCGTTCCTTGAAGGTGACACCCAACCGGTCCTCGACGAGCTGCGAGGCCGGATGACGGCCGCGGCAGCGGAGCTCGACTTCGAGTCGGCGGCACGGCTGCGGGACCGGCTGGCCAACGTCGAGCGGGCGATCGAGCGTCAACAGATGGTGGCACCGGGCAACGAGAACTTCGACGTGATCGGGCTGGCCGAGGACGAATTGGAGGCGGCGGCCCAGGTGTTCCACGTCCGCCACGGCCGGGTGGTGGGGCGCAACGGCTTCATCCTCGACAAGGCGCTCGACCTCGATACCAGCGAGACGATGGCCGAAGTGATCGAGCAGCTGTACGCCGAGGATCCGGTCGTCGGCCTGCCCAGCCTGATCGTTGTGCCCGCCGAACCGGCGGACGGCGAACTGTTCACCCGCTGGCTGAGCGAACGGCGTGAGTCCAAGGTGCAGATTCGGGTACCCCAACGCGGGGACAAGCGCGAGCTGCTCGAGACGGTGACCCGCAACGCCACCGACAGCTTCAACCGGCACCGGCTGAAGCGTGGCTCGGACCACAACAGCCGGGCCAAGGCGCTCAACGAGATTCAGCTGGCGCTCGACCTTCCCGAGGCGCCGCTGCGCATCGAGTGCTTCGACATGAGCCACCTCCAGGGCACCGATTACGTCGGCTCGATGGTGGTGCTCGAAGACGGGCTGCCCAAGAAGAGCGAGTACCGGCGCTTCAAGGTGCGCACCGTCGGCGGACGCTACGCCGGCGACTCCGACGACTTTGCAGCGATGGAGGAGGTGGTCACCCGGCGCCTGAAGGCCTTCGTTGCCGACCGCGACCTGCCGCTCGCCGAACGGGGCAAGTTTCAGTACCCGCCGCAGCTGTTGCTGGTCGACGGCGGGAAAGGCCAGCTGAGCGCCGCCGTGCGTGCCTTGGAGTCGGTCGGCCTCTCAGAGGAGATCCCGGTCGCGTCGCTGGCCAAACGCTTCGAGGAGGTGTTCGTGCCTCACTCCGATGTGCCGGTCGAGGTGCCCCGCGGCTCCGACGCGCTGTTCCTCTTGCAGCGCATCCGAGACGAGTCCCACCGCTTCGCCATCGGCTATCACCGCACCCTGCGAGAGAAGCGGTCGACGGCGTCGGTGCTCGACGACGTGGCCGGGCTGGGGCCCACCCGCAAGAGGCGGCTGCTCGACGAGGCCGGGGGCATCACCAAGCTGCGGGCAGCCGAACCGTCCGAGCTGCGGGCGTTCAGCTGGCTGCCCGACGCCGTCGCCGACGGGGTGTGGGAGGCGCTGCACGGCATCCCGGTGGCTGACAGCTGA
- a CDS encoding patatin-like phospholipase family protein, which translates to MKIPAWLPRPKGSTERPEAEPAVAADGTTAVPKPRRHKEPRVAFVLSGGGNLGSVQVGMMRALAERSIRPDVVLGCSVGALNGAAYAADPTLAGVRRMEAQWREVTGDKLMPTGRMPSMVQLLRKGEAVSSNEGLRSLVGTFLGDRQTFESLKIRFECVATDLVSGVARWFGSGELLDPILASAALPAVYPPVTLEGRRYVDGGVIDNVPISRAVELGAERVYVLHVGLHGRPEATIRRPVDGAMLGYWIARNHRFMRDLSNIPNGTQVVILPTGARPELRYDDFSRTEELIQVGYLRAAEFLDGDEFASLPKPSRWLGRLGLGRPGVVIGPRLPADALLPGPGDGAAFEDDAELTAALKLVEAASPHPGDA; encoded by the coding sequence ATGAAGATCCCGGCCTGGCTACCCCGCCCCAAAGGTTCCACCGAGCGCCCCGAAGCCGAGCCGGCGGTCGCCGCCGACGGCACGACCGCGGTCCCCAAGCCCCGGCGCCACAAGGAGCCCCGGGTGGCCTTCGTCCTCTCGGGCGGCGGCAACCTGGGCTCGGTGCAGGTGGGCATGATGCGGGCGCTGGCCGAGCGCTCGATCCGCCCCGACGTGGTGCTGGGGTGCTCGGTCGGTGCGCTCAACGGCGCCGCCTACGCCGCCGACCCCACCCTGGCCGGCGTCCGGCGCATGGAGGCACAGTGGCGGGAGGTCACCGGCGACAAGCTGATGCCCACCGGCCGCATGCCGAGCATGGTGCAGCTGCTGCGCAAGGGCGAGGCGGTGTCCTCAAACGAGGGGCTTCGCTCGCTGGTCGGCACCTTCCTCGGCGATCGTCAGACCTTCGAGTCGCTCAAGATCCGCTTCGAGTGCGTGGCGACCGACCTGGTGTCGGGCGTGGCCCGCTGGTTCGGCTCCGGCGAGCTGCTCGATCCGATCCTCGCTTCGGCCGCGTTGCCGGCGGTGTACCCGCCGGTCACGCTCGAGGGCCGTCGCTACGTGGACGGCGGGGTGATCGACAACGTTCCGATCTCCCGAGCCGTCGAGCTGGGTGCCGAGCGGGTGTACGTGCTGCACGTCGGGCTGCACGGCCGGCCCGAGGCCACGATCCGTCGTCCGGTCGACGGCGCCATGTTGGGCTACTGGATCGCCCGTAACCACCGCTTCATGCGGGATCTGTCCAACATCCCCAACGGCACCCAGGTGGTCATCCTGCCCACCGGCGCGCGCCCCGAACTGCGCTACGACGACTTCAGCCGCACCGAGGAGCTGATCCAGGTCGGATATCTACGGGCGGCGGAGTTCCTCGACGGCGACGAGTTTGCCTCCCTGCCCAAGCCGTCCCGTTGGTTGGGGCGCCTGGGCCTGGGTCGGCCGGGCGTGGTGATCGGCCCCCGGCTGCCCGCCGACGCGCTCTTGCCCGGCCCCGGCGACGGTGCTGCGTTCGAGGACGACGCCGAGCTCACCGCGGCGCTCAAGCTGGTCGAGGCCGCCTCGCCCCACCCCGGCGACGCCTAA
- the pyk gene encoding pyruvate kinase has product MPRRTKIIATLGPASEPEETLRAMIEAGCDVVRLNLAHGTVGQAIERMRLVRRLAAETGRVVGILADLPGPKVRLTEFVEGGMVLHEGDTVSVAPGTDRSGPDGLWVDYPLLIDDVGPGDVLTVGDGGVALRVTSNDGVSLKATVSGEGLMQGRPGLHIPSDRLTMGTPTAEDLYFLDALVEEGVDMIGMSFVRSAHDIRRIGVEPPPRGPLIVAKIETRAAVENLEGILEVAGAVMVARGDLGIECGIEELPHLQKSIIRSCIASGRPVITATQMLESMVHAAAPTRAEITDVANAIFDGTSAVMLSGETAVGHDPVEVVATMSRIAERADAEFDYEAWPRGIRNLRRTAATSVESSITDAISGAAWRAATELDVAAIVCVSDTGFTVRSIARFRPSMGIIGLSPSQRTVNQLSLSWGVTPMGAPSQNDDSKVDDLATRVRDSGHVRSGDLIAVVWGSGIGVRKTDTVRLLRVP; this is encoded by the coding sequence ATGCCCCGCCGCACCAAGATCATCGCCACGCTCGGGCCTGCGTCCGAGCCCGAGGAGACCCTTCGGGCCATGATCGAGGCCGGCTGCGACGTGGTGCGGCTCAACCTGGCCCACGGCACGGTCGGCCAGGCGATCGAGCGCATGCGGCTGGTGCGACGCCTGGCGGCCGAGACCGGGCGCGTCGTCGGCATCCTGGCCGACCTGCCCGGCCCCAAGGTGCGCCTGACCGAGTTCGTCGAGGGCGGCATGGTGCTGCACGAAGGCGACACGGTGTCGGTGGCACCGGGTACCGATCGCTCGGGTCCCGACGGGCTCTGGGTGGACTATCCGCTGCTGATCGACGACGTCGGCCCCGGCGACGTGCTGACCGTCGGCGACGGCGGGGTCGCACTGCGGGTCACGTCCAACGACGGGGTATCGCTCAAGGCCACGGTCAGCGGCGAAGGCCTCATGCAAGGGCGTCCGGGGCTGCACATCCCGTCCGATCGGCTCACGATGGGAACGCCGACCGCCGAGGACCTGTACTTCCTCGATGCCCTTGTCGAGGAAGGCGTCGACATGATCGGCATGTCCTTCGTCCGCTCAGCCCACGACATCCGCCGGATCGGGGTGGAGCCGCCGCCGCGGGGTCCGCTGATCGTCGCCAAGATCGAAACGCGGGCGGCGGTCGAAAACCTCGAGGGGATCCTCGAGGTGGCCGGAGCGGTCATGGTGGCGCGCGGCGACCTGGGCATCGAGTGCGGCATCGAGGAGCTGCCCCACCTGCAAAAGAGCATCATCCGCAGCTGCATCGCCTCGGGCCGGCCGGTGATCACGGCCACCCAGATGCTCGAATCGATGGTGCACGCCGCCGCCCCGACCCGGGCCGAGATCACCGACGTGGCCAACGCCATCTTCGACGGCACGTCGGCGGTGATGCTCTCGGGGGAGACCGCGGTGGGCCACGACCCGGTCGAGGTGGTGGCGACGATGTCCCGCATCGCCGAGCGTGCCGATGCCGAGTTCGACTACGAGGCATGGCCTCGCGGCATCCGCAACCTGCGCCGCACCGCCGCCACCTCCGTCGAAAGCTCGATCACCGACGCAATCAGCGGCGCCGCCTGGCGGGCGGCCACCGAGTTGGACGTCGCCGCCATCGTGTGCGTGTCCGACACCGGCTTCACCGTGCGCTCGATCGCCCGATTCCGCCCGTCGATGGGCATCATCGGGCTGTCGCCGTCGCAACGGACGGTCAACCAGCTGTCGCTGAGCTGGGGGGTCACGCCGATGGGGGCTCCCAGCCAGAATGACGATTCCAAGGTGGACGACCTGGCCACCCGCGTGCGCGACAGCGGACACGTGCGCTCCGGCGACCTGATCGCGGTGGTGTGGGGCTCGGGCATCGGCGTTCGCAAAACCGACACGGTGCGCCTGTTGCGGGTCCCGTGA
- a CDS encoding methyltransferase domain-containing protein — MPDGPSDGRYTHGHHESVLRSHRWRTAHNSAAYLLERLTPGDSVLDIGCGPGTITADLAALVAPGHVVALDRSPDIVDEAVALASDRGLDNVTGHVGDVHSIEFPDAHLDVVHAHQVLQHVADPVAALTEMARVVRPGGVVAARDADYGAMGWYPADPRLDRWMATYQSVARRNGGEPDAGRRLLAWANRAGLPNPVASASTWCFSTLEDRRWWGGLWADRMLHSTLAAQAVELGIAGADELAEYGAAFREWAEHPDGWFLVPHGEILATPAE; from the coding sequence GTGCCGGACGGCCCCAGCGACGGTCGATACACCCACGGCCATCACGAGTCGGTGCTGCGCTCCCACCGGTGGCGCACCGCCCACAACTCCGCCGCCTACCTCCTCGAGCGGCTCACGCCCGGGGATTCGGTACTCGATATCGGTTGCGGCCCGGGAACGATCACCGCTGATCTGGCGGCGCTGGTGGCCCCGGGGCACGTCGTGGCCCTCGACCGCAGCCCGGACATCGTGGACGAGGCGGTGGCGTTGGCCTCCGACCGGGGCCTGGACAACGTCACCGGGCACGTGGGCGATGTTCACTCCATCGAGTTCCCCGACGCTCACCTCGATGTGGTGCACGCCCACCAGGTGCTCCAGCACGTCGCCGACCCGGTGGCCGCGCTGACCGAGATGGCCCGCGTCGTCCGCCCCGGCGGGGTCGTCGCCGCCCGGGACGCCGACTACGGGGCCATGGGCTGGTACCCGGCCGACCCGCGGCTCGACCGCTGGATGGCGACCTACCAGTCGGTGGCCCGCCGCAACGGCGGCGAGCCCGATGCCGGCCGGCGTCTGCTGGCGTGGGCCAACCGGGCCGGCCTGCCCAACCCGGTCGCGTCGGCATCCACCTGGTGCTTCAGCACCCTGGAGGATCGGCGCTGGTGGGGCGGTCTGTGGGCCGACCGGATGCTGCACTCAACCCTCGCCGCTCAGGCGGTGGAGCTCGGTATCGCCGGTGCCGACGAGCTCGCCGAGTACGGCGCCGCTTTTCGGGAATGGGCCGAGCACCCAGATGGCTGGTTCCTCGTGCCCCACGGCGAGATCCTGGCCACGCCGGCCGAGTGA
- a CDS encoding transglutaminase family protein: MDASHQLLDELTGAPERGRLERGLIAIAVHADPALDPALVTGQLDRLAEKYGHADPARLCAGLFGTDGFQPNIHNYYDPANSLVNRVLERRLGIPLSLSALALAVAERWDTPLVGVGMPGHFLLGEPGRVDGAGRYFDPFDRGRTLTPGQVADLHVRLLGRPLPPDSLDPVDHRVMLVRTLANLRIAYGRHHDLEGLAWVLPLLAQCCASKIDAQQELAVVLTRLGRWGAAATVCMALAEGIDDDERSSRWRAEGRRLSALLN, from the coding sequence GTGGATGCGTCACACCAGCTGCTCGACGAACTGACCGGCGCCCCCGAGCGCGGACGCTTGGAGCGGGGCCTGATCGCCATCGCCGTCCACGCCGATCCGGCCCTGGACCCCGCGCTGGTCACCGGCCAACTCGATCGCCTGGCCGAGAAATACGGCCACGCCGACCCGGCCCGCCTGTGCGCCGGGCTGTTCGGCACCGACGGCTTTCAACCCAACATTCACAACTATTACGACCCCGCCAACTCGCTGGTCAACCGGGTGCTCGAGCGCCGCTTGGGCATTCCGCTGTCGCTGTCGGCCCTGGCCTTGGCCGTCGCCGAACGCTGGGACACACCGCTGGTCGGGGTGGGCATGCCCGGGCACTTCCTTCTCGGTGAACCGGGCCGGGTCGACGGGGCGGGGCGCTACTTCGACCCCTTCGATCGGGGCCGAACCCTCACGCCCGGCCAAGTGGCCGACCTCCACGTCCGGCTGCTCGGCCGTCCGCTCCCGCCCGACTCGCTCGACCCGGTCGACCATCGCGTCATGTTGGTGCGCACGCTCGCCAACCTGCGGATCGCCTACGGACGCCACCACGACCTTGAGGGGCTGGCCTGGGTGCTTCCGCTGCTCGCCCAGTGCTGTGCCTCCAAGATCGACGCCCAACAGGAACTTGCGGTCGTGCTCACCCGTCTGGGTCGCTGGGGTGCCGCCGCCACCGTGTGCATGGCGCTGGCCGAGGGCATCGACGACGACGAGCGTTCCAGCCGGTGGCGGGCCGAGGGCCGCCGCCTCAGCGCGCTGCTGAACTGA
- a CDS encoding MFS transporter, translating to MVGLLAPLLPAIVASILPVFLIGALVGPMGSEFGYRETTAGWLMASFFAVSALVSRRAGSIADSVGPVRTLQVGLSGSAVTGATMATIADSVPVLAVAMMVGGGCNALTQIAANVYLARYLPPARHGVAFSIKQSANPGGVLVAGLLLPTLVLTTGWRSAFGVASGAALAAALGLEAVRRWHPGLRVANRRPADAMPAPAPAAKPAPASAAIPAPGPAASLPTPASPRKDRTLGLVAAAAGFGSASAVALGGFYVESARDAGVGLAAAGLAASLGSATSIVGRIVAGVRADRTGASPERILGWVAAMLAVGAVALIGFGLRTPWAQWLALPGAYGIGWAWPGVFNLAVVRARPDEPGRATGVSQTGIYVGTTLGPLIFGPVSESLGYPLTWSTAALLALISAAGMLAARRDLERSAPATPPRVTQA from the coding sequence GTGGTCGGACTGCTGGCGCCGTTGTTGCCGGCGATCGTCGCCTCGATCCTGCCGGTCTTTCTCATCGGCGCCCTCGTCGGTCCGATGGGCTCGGAGTTCGGCTACCGGGAGACCACCGCCGGCTGGCTGATGGCCTCGTTCTTCGCCGTTTCGGCGCTCGTGTCCCGGCGCGCAGGATCGATCGCCGACTCGGTCGGCCCGGTGAGGACGCTGCAGGTCGGGCTGTCCGGCTCGGCCGTCACCGGGGCGACGATGGCGACGATCGCCGACTCGGTGCCCGTGCTGGCCGTGGCGATGATGGTTGGCGGCGGGTGCAACGCGCTCACCCAGATCGCCGCCAACGTGTACCTGGCCCGATACCTCCCGCCGGCCCGGCACGGCGTGGCCTTCTCGATCAAGCAGTCGGCCAACCCCGGCGGTGTGCTGGTGGCCGGACTGCTGTTGCCGACCCTGGTGCTGACCACCGGCTGGCGCAGCGCGTTCGGCGTCGCCTCCGGTGCCGCCCTGGCCGCTGCGCTGGGCCTGGAGGCGGTTCGACGTTGGCATCCCGGCCTGCGGGTGGCCAACCGCAGGCCTGCGGACGCCATGCCCGCCCCGGCGCCCGCCGCCAAGCCCGCCCCAGCGTCCGCCGCCATTCCCGCCCCAGGGCCCGCCGCCTCGCTCCCTACCCCGGCCTCGCCGCGGAAGGATCGGACGCTGGGGCTGGTGGCGGCTGCGGCTGGGTTCGGCTCGGCCAGCGCGGTGGCGCTCGGCGGCTTCTACGTCGAGTCGGCCCGGGACGCCGGCGTCGGCCTTGCCGCCGCCGGGCTGGCCGCCTCGCTGGGATCCGCCACCTCGATCGTCGGTCGCATCGTCGCCGGGGTGCGGGCCGACCGCACCGGCGCCTCACCCGAGCGGATCCTCGGCTGGGTGGCGGCAATGCTTGCGGTCGGCGCAGTGGCGCTCATCGGGTTCGGGCTGCGCACCCCGTGGGCGCAGTGGCTGGCGCTGCCCGGCGCCTATGGCATCGGATGGGCGTGGCCCGGCGTGTTCAACCTGGCGGTCGTCCGGGCCCGCCCCGACGAACCGGGACGGGCCACTGGCGTCAGCCAGACCGGCATCTACGTCGGAACCACGCTCGGCCCGCTGATCTTTGGGCCGGTGTCCGAGTCGCTGGGCTACCCGCTCACGTGGTCGACCGCTGCGCTGCTGGCGCTGATCAGCGCCGCCGGCATGCTCGCCGCCCGGCGCGACCTGGAGCGCTCCGCCCCCGCCACACCGCCCCGGGTGACGCAGGCGTGA
- a CDS encoding glycerophosphodiester phosphodiesterase: MRKTGRIEATIAGNNGASSPTTGASPRGDAALRRSVDGVGTAPGWQRPVRSWASPDRGGRLPDVAPTLHPYLDLPTPHAIAHRGGASEAPENTIAAFRKALSAGYPFLETDTHATADGVLVAFHDDRLDRVTDREGTIAELPYAEVAKARVGDQPIPRLEELLEEFPGHRFNIDPKSDAAASHLSAVLRRTKALPRVCVASFSSERLIRLRRDLGDKACTAATPREIAQWRAGRVGRGFDVLQVPTSHRNVELVTRRSVARAHRTNVLVHVWTIDEPAEIERLLDLGVDGIITDSLENLGGVLKRRDQWHPVT, encoded by the coding sequence ATGAGAAAGACCGGCAGGATCGAGGCGACGATCGCCGGCAACAACGGCGCCAGCAGTCCGACCACCGGTGCCTCGCCGCGCGGAGATGCGGCGCTGCGGCGGTCGGTCGACGGGGTCGGCACGGCCCCAGGATGGCAGCGACCGGTTCGATCCTGGGCATCGCCGGACCGGGGTGGGAGACTCCCCGATGTGGCACCGACGCTCCATCCCTACCTCGACCTCCCGACCCCTCACGCCATCGCCCACCGTGGCGGGGCATCGGAGGCGCCCGAGAACACGATCGCCGCCTTCCGAAAGGCGCTGAGCGCCGGCTACCCGTTTCTGGAGACCGACACCCACGCCACCGCCGATGGGGTCTTGGTCGCCTTCCACGACGATCGCCTCGACCGCGTGACCGACCGGGAGGGCACCATCGCGGAGCTGCCCTACGCCGAGGTGGCCAAGGCCAGGGTGGGCGACCAGCCGATCCCGAGGTTGGAGGAGCTGCTCGAGGAGTTCCCCGGTCACCGCTTCAACATCGACCCCAAGTCCGATGCCGCCGCATCCCATCTGAGCGCCGTGCTTCGCCGCACCAAGGCCCTCCCCCGAGTGTGTGTGGCCTCGTTCTCCAGCGAGCGGCTCATCCGGTTGCGACGCGACCTGGGCGATAAGGCGTGCACGGCGGCCACACCGCGCGAGATCGCCCAATGGCGCGCCGGTCGGGTGGGCCGGGGCTTCGATGTACTCCAGGTGCCCACGTCGCATCGCAACGTCGAGCTGGTGACCCGCAGGAGCGTCGCCCGTGCCCACCGGACCAACGTCCTCGTCCACGTCTGGACGATCGACGAGCCGGCCGAGATCGAGCGCCTGCTCGACCTGGGCGTCGACGGCATCATCACCGACAGCCTGGAAAACCTGGGCGGCGTGCTGAAGCGCCGAGACCAATGGCATCCGGTCACCTGA
- a CDS encoding rRNA small subunit methyltransferase 1, producing MASGHLNEPASAGLGTLVVIATPIGDVDDLSSAARLELQRVDVLACEDTRRTRRLLAAAGIAAPRLRSVRRENEAAAVGWTLAQLDAGRRVGLVSDAGLPAISDPGQRLVAGVRAAGGSVAVVPGRSAVSDALARVGWARSGFVMAGFPPRSGADRHRCFEAVAHSAVPSVIFESPRRVEATLADLAHACGPDRRALVAKDLTKTHERVVIGTLSTPIGQARGEYVVVVDALRAGDASMP from the coding sequence ATGGCATCCGGTCACCTGAACGAGCCTGCGTCAGCGGGTTTGGGCACCCTGGTCGTGATCGCCACGCCGATCGGCGATGTCGACGACCTGTCTTCCGCCGCCCGCCTCGAGCTTCAGCGGGTTGACGTCCTCGCCTGCGAGGACACCCGTCGCACCCGTCGGCTGCTCGCTGCGGCGGGCATCGCCGCCCCGCGCCTGCGCTCGGTTCGGCGGGAGAACGAGGCGGCCGCCGTCGGCTGGACGCTCGCCCAGCTCGACGCAGGCCGGCGGGTCGGGCTGGTCAGCGACGCCGGGCTGCCCGCCATCTCCGACCCGGGGCAGCGCCTCGTCGCCGGGGTCCGCGCCGCCGGGGGTTCGGTCGCCGTCGTGCCGGGGCGCTCCGCCGTCTCGGACGCGCTCGCCCGTGTCGGGTGGGCGAGATCCGGGTTCGTGATGGCCGGCTTCCCGCCCCGCTCGGGCGCCGATCGTCACCGCTGTTTCGAGGCGGTCGCCCACAGCGCCGTGCCCTCCGTGATCTTCGAGAGCCCCCGCCGGGTCGAGGCGACCCTCGCCGACCTTGCGCACGCCTGCGGACCGGACCGGCGGGCGCTGGTGGCCAAGGACCTGACCAAGACCCACGAACGGGTGGTGATCGGCACGCTGAGCACCCCGATTGGTCAGGCGCGCGGGGAGTACGTGGTCGTCGTCGACGCCCTTCGCGCCGGCGACGCGTCAATGCCCTAG